A genome region from Aurantiacibacter sp. MUD61 includes the following:
- a CDS encoding sensor domain-containing diguanylate cyclase: MSSRHHIGVALLSGLAWSLVAIASVLMMSGLGAALIIWAPAGIGVAAFRFTKRQHWPVLAAVMVPFLYTSMIVMNYGWLPSIVFTFSAMSQALICATLSVRILGGRTALPRSAMQVVHLFGAAVVGCLAGVLIALPSRTEQSLAEFGWLFLANVLGILIVTPMLLHIGAVVQRYRRGRSVDFDRDLALALFGCALLCYIALRVEGVSLMPLLVAAMVAMAVRFGHAAIPLTVISYTVVATILSLGGDNPVAFISVTRDQGVLLIQSWLLTLLATALPIAAMLMKWQDMQFELIRRNSGMHENLMMLDLSEQMAGIGRWRMDLVTGEQDWSQRLLEISGLPDHFEPNFDDLREMLPDKGLELIGHLARNRREREPFTFDYKVNSPEKGERILRISVLNEFDITGRRIALFGIAMDVTEQVQRVQALDLARGQAMRLAAEAQKLANTDPLTSLPNRRCTFGRLQSMVNVAGKHGSELTAIMFDIDHFKSINDQHGHQTGDEVIVQVAELARRQARQADVVGRIGGEEFVWLLAGVDARKARALAERLREAVEGGIEGSALPNVTISVGMAQFRAGDNGDELLARADAALYEAKEAGRNQVRRAA, from the coding sequence TTGTCCAGTCGGCATCACATTGGCGTAGCACTCCTGTCCGGCCTTGCCTGGTCGCTGGTGGCGATTGCCAGCGTGCTGATGATGAGCGGGCTGGGTGCGGCGCTGATCATCTGGGCGCCGGCCGGCATCGGCGTTGCCGCTTTCCGCTTCACCAAACGCCAGCACTGGCCGGTCCTTGCCGCGGTGATGGTGCCATTTCTCTACACAAGCATGATCGTAATGAATTACGGCTGGCTTCCCTCCATCGTATTTACTTTCTCGGCGATGTCGCAGGCGCTGATCTGCGCTACCTTGAGCGTTCGCATCCTCGGCGGCCGCACGGCCTTGCCGCGCAGCGCGATGCAGGTGGTGCACCTGTTCGGCGCAGCGGTTGTGGGGTGTCTCGCCGGGGTCTTGATCGCGCTGCCTTCCCGCACGGAACAGTCGCTGGCTGAATTCGGCTGGCTTTTCCTCGCCAATGTACTCGGCATCCTGATCGTAACCCCCATGCTGCTGCATATCGGCGCTGTGGTGCAGCGCTATCGGCGCGGGCGCTCTGTCGATTTCGACCGGGACCTCGCGCTCGCGCTGTTTGGCTGCGCTCTGCTTTGCTACATCGCCCTGCGGGTGGAGGGCGTATCGCTTATGCCACTGCTCGTCGCGGCGATGGTGGCGATGGCGGTGCGCTTTGGTCATGCCGCAATCCCTCTCACCGTCATCAGCTATACCGTCGTAGCGACAATTCTCAGCCTTGGTGGGGACAATCCGGTCGCTTTCATTTCCGTGACGCGTGATCAGGGCGTGCTGTTGATCCAGAGCTGGTTGCTTACACTGCTCGCCACTGCGCTGCCCATCGCGGCGATGCTGATGAAGTGGCAGGACATGCAATTCGAGCTCATCCGGCGCAATTCGGGCATGCATGAAAACCTCATGATGCTCGATTTGTCGGAGCAGATGGCGGGTATCGGGCGCTGGCGCATGGATCTGGTGACGGGCGAACAGGACTGGTCGCAGCGCCTGCTCGAAATCTCCGGCCTGCCTGATCACTTCGAACCCAATTTCGATGATCTGCGCGAGATGCTGCCGGACAAGGGCCTCGAGCTGATCGGCCATCTGGCGCGCAATCGCCGGGAGCGCGAGCCTTTCACTTTCGATTATAAAGTCAATTCGCCAGAGAAAGGCGAGCGCATCTTGCGCATTTCCGTGCTCAATGAATTCGACATCACCGGGCGGCGTATCGCTTTGTTCGGCATCGCCATGGATGTGACCGAGCAGGTTCAGCGCGTGCAGGCGCTCGATTTGGCGCGCGGACAGGCCATGCGGCTTGCTGCGGAGGCACAAAAGCTTGCCAATACCGATCCGCTGACCAGCCTGCCCAATCGCCGCTGCACTTTCGGGCGGCTGCAATCGATGGTGAATGTTGCGGGCAAGCACGGTTCGGAATTGACCGCGATCATGTTCGATATCGATCACTTCAAGTCGATCAATGACCAGCACGGCCACCAGACGGGCGATGAAGTCATCGTGCAGGTGGCGGAACTCGCCCGCAGGCAGGCTCGGCAGGCCGATGTCGTCGGGCGGATCGGCGGCGAGGAATTCGTCTGGCTGCTGGCCGGTGTCGACGCCCGCAAGGCGCGCGCGCTGGCAGAGCGCTTACGTGAAGCGGTGGAAGGCGGAATCGAAGGATCTGCTTTGCCCAATGTCACGATCAGCGTCGGCATGGCTCAATTTCGCGCAGGCGATAATGGTGACGAATTGCTCGCCCGCGCTGATGCCGCTCTTTACGAAGCGAAGGAAGCCGGGCGCAATCAAGTACGCCGCGCCGCCTGA
- a CDS encoding class II 3-deoxy-7-phosphoheptulonate synthase, whose amino-acid sequence MTVAQNWTPDSWTQDRFTAKHLPQYEDAGALADATQTLAGFPPLVFAGEARKLRAELGKVAHGQAFLLQGGDCAESFAEFSPNNIRDTFRVILQMAAVLTFASKLPVVKLGRMAGQFAKPRSSDTETQGDVTLPSYFGDNVNGIEFSPESRTNDPQRMLRAYSQAAATLNLLRAFAGGGYANLRQVHSWTLDFMGRSPWAEQYQSIADRIGESLDFMEACGIDIEDQPQLKTSSFYTSHEALLLPYEQAMTREDSLTGEWYDCSAHFLWIGDRTRFEGSAHVEFLRGVNNPIGIKCGPSLDPDVLLKLLDVLNPSRDPGRITLISRFGHDKVEQGLPPLVRAVTREGQPVVWSCDPMHGNVIKADSGYKTRPFERILAEVRGFFAVHRAEGTHAGGVHLEMTGQDVTECTGGAVAITDEGLNHRYHTHCDPRLNAAQSLELAFLLAEMLNLELGEKGRAAA is encoded by the coding sequence ATGACCGTGGCACAGAACTGGACACCCGATAGCTGGACGCAGGACCGCTTCACCGCGAAGCACCTGCCGCAGTATGAAGACGCTGGCGCGCTGGCCGATGCCACGCAGACGCTCGCCGGGTTTCCGCCGCTGGTCTTCGCCGGGGAAGCGCGCAAGCTTCGCGCCGAGCTGGGCAAGGTCGCGCATGGTCAGGCCTTCCTTTTGCAGGGCGGTGATTGCGCGGAAAGCTTTGCCGAATTCTCGCCCAACAATATTCGTGATACCTTCCGCGTGATCCTGCAGATGGCGGCGGTGCTGACTTTCGCCAGCAAGCTGCCGGTGGTGAAGCTGGGCCGCATGGCCGGGCAATTCGCCAAGCCGCGCAGTTCCGATACGGAGACGCAGGGCGATGTGACACTGCCGAGCTATTTCGGCGATAACGTCAATGGGATCGAGTTTTCCCCCGAAAGCCGCACGAATGATCCGCAGCGCATGCTGCGCGCCTATTCGCAGGCGGCGGCCACGCTTAACCTGCTGCGCGCCTTTGCCGGCGGCGGCTACGCGAACTTGCGTCAGGTACACAGCTGGACGCTCGATTTCATGGGCCGCAGCCCGTGGGCCGAACAGTACCAGAGCATTGCCGACCGGATCGGCGAATCGCTCGATTTCATGGAAGCCTGCGGGATCGACATCGAAGACCAGCCGCAGCTGAAAACCTCCAGTTTCTATACCTCGCATGAGGCTCTGCTGCTGCCCTACGAGCAGGCGATGACGCGCGAGGATTCGCTGACAGGCGAATGGTATGATTGTTCCGCACACTTCCTGTGGATCGGCGATCGCACCCGGTTTGAAGGCAGCGCGCATGTCGAATTCCTGCGCGGTGTGAACAATCCCATCGGCATCAAATGCGGGCCGAGCCTCGATCCTGATGTGCTGCTCAAATTGCTCGACGTGCTCAATCCGTCTCGCGACCCGGGCCGCATCACGCTGATCAGCCGCTTCGGCCATGACAAGGTGGAGCAGGGCCTGCCGCCGCTGGTGCGCGCGGTGACGCGTGAAGGCCAGCCGGTGGTGTGGAGCTGCGATCCGATGCACGGCAATGTGATCAAGGCGGATAGCGGCTACAAGACGCGCCCGTTCGAGAGAATCCTTGCAGAGGTGCGCGGCTTCTTTGCGGTCCACCGGGCAGAGGGCACGCATGCTGGCGGCGTCCATCTGGAAATGACTGGGCAGGATGTGACCGAATGCACTGGCGGCGCTGTAGCGATCACCGATGAAGGGCTGAACCACCGCTATCACACGCATTGCGATCCGCGTCTCAATGCGGCGCAATCGCTGGAACTGGCCTTCCTGCTCGCCGAAATGCTCAATCTGGAGCTGGGCGAAAAAGGTCGCGCGGCCGCCTGA
- a CDS encoding M16 family metallopeptidase encodes MHKFVRATRALLPFAFIATLAAPLPAYAQNSCFIGATAEDQPEFARPDDPWIYRGTDIPVDEQWLFGELPNGVRYAVRQNDVPPCQISLRVRIDAGSLHEEDDERGFAHLLEHMVFRESATFGPGEAIPHFQRLGASFGFDTNATTSPTATTYNLNLPNITRATVDDSVRRFAGMVISPILSEENLAQDVPIVLSERREQAGPQRRVAERTTQTFFAGQRLAERSPIGTVETLEGATADAVQAFHSRWYRPENAVVVLVGDADPRVLASIVEEHFRDWEGEGPFVPAPDFGDPVAPADADPENPVGEVDVIVESGQPRAMTFAIMRPWVEVVDNLEYNRRNLLLQVASSVVNRRLENRARAGGAFLFAGIGREKISRSADATFVTLVPLTEDWETALTDVRSVIADALAEPPAQSEIDQAVSAFDVAFVDMVDQSRIQAGSSLADQIVQAVDIREAVASPETFLDVFRSVAPRFTPEDVFAATQQLFEGDVIRATLMTPSPGEATPVDVRTALSTPVAASALARDDAEAIDFAELPPVGEPAAPVSRRPLGILEMEEVAFANGVRALLMSRDNEPGRVTVRVRFGAGWRGVEDDEAAIANLGPLALVNSGIGPLDQNDLDRLAATLKVSFDFRIEDGAFVFEGLTRQEDLEEQLYLFAAQLSMPAWDPNPLDRARASSVLAYDSYGNDPNGVLNRDLDWLLKDRDPRFVTPTPDQLAEVTAADFRSTWERLLGQGPIEVAVFGDIDREAAIAALGSTFGALPARDLLPDSVAMREQSFPEASRTPTTLTHAGDADQAAGVIAWETGGGSDGIVMSRKLDLLAQIFSNRLLDGLRERSGAAYSPFVTSSWPLDTNSGGVLFALVQMEPQLLSAFFDEAESQAQDLATNGPTADELERAAEPARQYLNRAQTGHTFWLNQIQGAAFDRNRLVYLPSIYRDYDEATVEEMRSLAQRFLTGPGFRVQILPATDGVAGSATAAEAGR; translated from the coding sequence ATGCACAAATTTGTCCGCGCCACTCGCGCTCTCCTGCCCTTTGCTTTCATCGCCACGCTGGCTGCTCCGCTGCCCGCATATGCGCAGAACTCCTGCTTTATTGGTGCAACGGCGGAAGATCAGCCGGAATTCGCCCGTCCCGACGATCCGTGGATTTACCGCGGCACCGATATTCCGGTCGATGAACAATGGCTGTTTGGCGAGCTGCCCAATGGCGTGCGCTATGCCGTGCGGCAGAACGATGTGCCACCGTGCCAGATTTCCCTGCGGGTGCGGATCGATGCAGGTTCGCTGCATGAGGAAGATGACGAGCGCGGCTTTGCCCACTTGCTTGAGCATATGGTGTTCCGCGAGAGCGCGACCTTTGGCCCGGGCGAAGCAATCCCGCATTTCCAGCGGCTCGGCGCGAGTTTCGGGTTCGACACCAATGCGACGACCAGCCCCACCGCGACCACATACAATCTTAATCTGCCGAACATCACCCGCGCGACTGTCGATGACAGCGTACGCCGCTTTGCCGGCATGGTAATTTCGCCAATCCTGTCCGAGGAAAACCTCGCGCAGGATGTGCCGATTGTATTGAGCGAACGGCGCGAGCAGGCCGGGCCGCAGCGCCGCGTAGCCGAGCGTACGACCCAGACTTTCTTCGCCGGACAGCGCCTCGCGGAGCGCAGCCCTATTGGAACGGTCGAAACGCTGGAAGGCGCAACGGCAGATGCGGTGCAGGCCTTCCATTCGCGCTGGTATCGCCCGGAAAATGCCGTGGTCGTGTTGGTCGGCGATGCCGATCCGCGCGTGCTCGCCAGCATCGTGGAAGAGCATTTCCGCGATTGGGAAGGCGAGGGGCCATTCGTGCCCGCGCCCGATTTCGGAGACCCTGTCGCGCCCGCCGATGCCGATCCCGAAAATCCGGTGGGCGAAGTCGATGTCATCGTCGAATCCGGTCAGCCGCGCGCCATGACCTTCGCGATCATGCGTCCGTGGGTCGAGGTGGTCGACAATCTGGAATACAACCGCCGCAATCTGCTGCTGCAGGTAGCATCCAGCGTCGTGAACCGCCGGTTGGAAAACCGTGCGCGGGCAGGCGGAGCGTTTCTGTTTGCCGGCATCGGTCGCGAGAAAATCAGCCGCTCGGCTGACGCGACCTTCGTGACTCTCGTGCCGCTGACAGAGGATTGGGAAACCGCGCTCACCGATGTGCGCAGCGTGATCGCCGATGCTCTGGCAGAGCCGCCCGCGCAGAGCGAAATCGACCAAGCTGTGTCGGCGTTCGATGTCGCTTTCGTCGACATGGTCGATCAGTCGCGCATTCAGGCTGGTTCTTCGCTCGCCGATCAGATCGTGCAGGCGGTGGACATTCGTGAAGCCGTGGCGAGCCCCGAGACTTTCCTCGATGTTTTCCGCTCCGTCGCGCCGCGTTTCACGCCCGAAGATGTCTTCGCCGCCACGCAGCAATTGTTTGAAGGCGATGTGATCCGCGCCACGCTGATGACGCCGTCACCCGGCGAGGCGACGCCGGTGGATGTGCGCACCGCGCTCTCCACTCCGGTCGCTGCCAGCGCCCTTGCGCGGGACGATGCAGAAGCGATCGACTTTGCCGAACTTCCGCCCGTCGGTGAACCTGCTGCGCCCGTCAGCCGCCGTCCGCTCGGCATTCTTGAAATGGAGGAAGTCGCCTTTGCCAACGGTGTGCGCGCCCTGTTGATGTCGCGCGATAATGAGCCGGGCCGTGTCACTGTACGCGTGCGCTTCGGCGCTGGCTGGCGCGGGGTTGAGGATGATGAGGCAGCGATTGCAAATCTCGGTCCGCTCGCGCTCGTCAATTCCGGCATCGGGCCGCTCGACCAGAACGATCTAGACCGGCTGGCCGCGACGCTGAAAGTCAGCTTCGATTTCCGGATTGAAGATGGTGCTTTCGTGTTCGAAGGCCTGACCCGGCAGGAAGATCTGGAGGAGCAGCTCTATCTCTTCGCAGCCCAGCTTTCGATGCCCGCATGGGATCCCAATCCGCTAGACCGCGCGCGCGCTTCGTCCGTGCTCGCCTATGACAGCTACGGCAATGATCCCAATGGCGTGCTCAACCGCGATCTCGACTGGTTGCTGAAAGACCGTGACCCTCGCTTCGTAACCCCGACGCCCGATCAGCTGGCAGAAGTGACCGCGGCTGATTTCCGCAGTACGTGGGAGCGCCTGCTGGGACAGGGCCCGATCGAAGTCGCGGTATTTGGCGATATCGATCGTGAAGCCGCAATTGCGGCGCTCGGCAGCACCTTCGGCGCGCTTCCTGCGCGAGACCTGCTGCCGGATAGCGTGGCAATGCGCGAGCAGTCTTTCCCCGAAGCCAGCCGCACGCCGACGACGCTAACCCATGCGGGCGATGCCGATCAGGCGGCGGGCGTGATTGCCTGGGAGACTGGCGGCGGATCGGACGGTATCGTCATGAGCCGCAAGCTCGATCTCCTCGCGCAGATTTTCAGCAATCGCCTGCTCGATGGCCTGCGCGAACGTTCGGGCGCTGCCTATTCGCCTTTCGTCACCAGCAGTTGGCCGCTCGACACGAATAGCGGCGGTGTGCTTTTCGCGCTGGTGCAAATGGAGCCGCAATTGCTCTCCGCCTTCTTCGATGAGGCGGAAAGCCAGGCGCAGGATCTGGCGACCAACGGCCCGACGGCTGACGAGCTGGAGCGCGCGGCAGAGCCCGCCCGCCAGTATCTCAACCGCGCGCAAACGGGGCACACCTTCTGGCTCAACCAGATCCAGGGTGCGGCTTTCGATCGCAATCGGCTGGTCTATCTCCCCTCGATCTATCGTGACTACGATGAAGCGACGGTGGAAGAGATGCGCAGCCTTGCGCAGCGCTTCCTGACCGGCCCCGGCTTCCGCGTGCAAATCCTGCCTGCCACCGATGGTGTAGCAGGATCGGCGACGGCGGCAGAGGCGGGGCGGTAA
- a CDS encoding NifU family protein, with product MFIETETTPNPSTLKFLPGREVMKSGTRDFATPEEAEASPLAQALFDTGEVTGVFYGYNFVSVTSAPGVSWSDLKPQVVAILLDHFVSEAPLFAGGDASGIAVPPEEDLADIEDDEGTEDIVAQIHELLETRVRPAVASDGGDIRYRGFRDGVVFLQMQGACSGCPSSTATLKHGIEGLLKHYVPEVKEVRAA from the coding sequence ATGTTTATAGAGACCGAAACGACGCCCAACCCCTCAACGCTCAAATTCCTTCCCGGCCGGGAAGTGATGAAAAGCGGCACCCGCGATTTCGCCACGCCGGAGGAGGCAGAGGCGAGCCCGCTGGCTCAGGCGCTGTTCGATACCGGCGAAGTCACCGGCGTTTTCTATGGCTACAATTTCGTCTCGGTCACCTCTGCACCGGGCGTTTCCTGGAGCGATCTGAAGCCGCAGGTCGTCGCCATCCTGCTCGACCATTTCGTCTCGGAAGCTCCCCTGTTCGCAGGCGGCGATGCGAGCGGTATTGCCGTGCCGCCCGAAGAGGACTTGGCCGATATCGAGGACGATGAAGGCACCGAAGATATCGTCGCGCAGATCCACGAGCTTCTTGAAACACGCGTGCGCCCGGCTGTGGCCAGCGATGGCGGTGATATCCGTTATCGTGGTTTCCGCGATGGTGTGGTGTTCCTGCAAATGCAGGGCGCGTGCTCGGGCTGCCCCAGCTCTACCGCAACGCTGAAGCACGGCATCGAAGGCCTGCTGAAACATTACGTTCCTGAAGTGAAGGAAGTGCGCGCAGCCTAA
- a CDS encoding malonic semialdehyde reductase: MSDTLSDSALDLIFRDARSYNGWLDKDVSREQIEAIYDLMKMGPTSANQQPGRFVWVTTPEAKQRLADCADEGNKEKILGAPATVIIGYDLDFHEQLPWLFPHTDAKSWFEGKVEGRKESAFRNSVLQGAYLMIAARALGLDCGPMSGFDPEKTTKEFFADQPRYTADWLCAIGYGDPDSIFDRSPRPEFDTFNKVI, from the coding sequence ATGTCAGACACGCTTTCCGATTCCGCGCTCGATCTCATTTTCCGCGACGCCCGCAGCTACAATGGCTGGCTCGACAAGGATGTGTCTCGCGAGCAGATCGAAGCGATTTACGACCTGATGAAAATGGGCCCCACCTCTGCCAACCAGCAGCCGGGCCGCTTTGTCTGGGTGACCACACCCGAAGCCAAGCAGCGGCTCGCCGATTGCGCGGATGAAGGGAACAAGGAGAAGATCCTTGGCGCGCCCGCCACCGTCATCATCGGTTACGATCTCGATTTTCACGAGCAGCTGCCGTGGCTCTTCCCGCACACCGACGCCAAAAGCTGGTTTGAAGGCAAGGTCGAAGGCCGCAAGGAAAGCGCATTCCGCAATTCCGTGCTGCAGGGCGCCTATCTGATGATCGCCGCCCGCGCGCTGGGCCTCGATTGCGGTCCGATGTCGGGCTTCGATCCGGAGAAGACCACAAAGGAATTCTTCGCCGACCAGCCGCGCTATACCGCCGATTGGCTCTGCGCGATTGGCTATGGCGATCCGGACTCGATTTTCGATCGCAGCCCGCGCCCTGAATTTGACACCTTCAACAAAGTGATCTGA
- the tsaB gene encoding tRNA (adenosine(37)-N6)-threonylcarbamoyltransferase complex dimerization subunit type 1 TsaB, protein MRILAIDCATEACSAALFDGSRLLDHRFEQLGRGHAERLVPMVAELPDKGRADRILVSLGPGSFTGVRIGLAAARALGLAWGAEVLGYPTLTLVAARSWQPQPRPVTVCMNGGHGQWFVQNFSDGSTAEDAVRSLKPEEAAKAARHRVIAGNRAQELAALLADGGEEKPPLALDLLPDARATYLLHETQLTADLTPIYGRAPDAKKPGEA, encoded by the coding sequence ATGCGGATTCTTGCGATAGATTGCGCCACCGAGGCATGCTCGGCGGCTTTGTTTGACGGCTCCCGATTGCTCGACCACCGGTTCGAGCAATTGGGCCGTGGCCATGCCGAACGCCTGGTGCCCATGGTTGCCGAATTGCCCGACAAGGGCCGCGCGGATCGCATTCTCGTTTCGCTGGGTCCGGGCAGTTTCACCGGTGTGCGCATCGGGCTCGCCGCGGCGCGCGCACTCGGACTGGCATGGGGTGCAGAAGTGCTGGGCTATCCCACATTGACGCTTGTCGCGGCGCGCAGCTGGCAGCCGCAGCCGCGCCCCGTCACCGTGTGCATGAATGGCGGGCACGGACAGTGGTTCGTGCAGAATTTCTCCGATGGCAGCACGGCGGAAGATGCCGTCCGCTCGCTTAAGCCGGAAGAGGCTGCCAAGGCGGCACGGCACCGTGTCATCGCCGGAAACCGCGCGCAGGAACTGGCCGCGCTGCTGGCAGACGGTGGGGAAGAAAAACCTCCGCTTGCGCTCGATCTTTTACCGGATGCCCGCGCCACTTACCTGCTGCATGAGACGCAATTGACCGCCGATCTCACGCCGATCTATGGCCGTGCGCCTGATGCCAAGAAACCGGGGGAGGCATGA
- a CDS encoding GNAT family N-acetyltransferase, translated as MMQDPVDAIMAVMHKAFDHAYGEAWTRRQVSDALVTPNTHFLLGEETEDGSGPTGFTLSRSAADEEELLLIAVRPEFRGKGLGSEMMEQFFANARARGVRRVFLEMREGNPAEHLYRKLGFEQVGLRKGYYRGAIGGPLDAITFARDIK; from the coding sequence ATGATGCAGGACCCTGTCGATGCGATCATGGCTGTCATGCACAAAGCTTTCGACCATGCCTATGGCGAGGCGTGGACGCGGCGCCAGGTTTCCGATGCCCTCGTCACCCCAAACACCCATTTCCTGCTTGGCGAGGAGACTGAAGACGGCTCTGGCCCGACGGGGTTTACCCTGTCGCGCAGCGCAGCCGATGAAGAAGAGCTTCTTCTCATCGCGGTACGACCCGAATTTCGCGGCAAAGGGCTCGGCAGCGAAATGATGGAGCAATTCTTCGCCAATGCCCGTGCGCGGGGCGTGCGGCGGGTGTTTCTGGAAATGCGCGAGGGCAATCCGGCAGAGCATCTTTATCGAAAACTGGGCTTTGAACAGGTCGGCCTTCGAAAAGGCTATTATCGGGGGGCAATTGGCGGACCGCTGGACGCGATTACTTTTGCCCGCGACATAAAGTAA
- a CDS encoding MucR family transcriptional regulator: MDSTNTDKSETLIELTADIVTAHVANNNVDVDAVPALIQNVYGALAGLGVEAPSEERPEPAVSIRASVKHDHVVCLEDGKKMKMLKRHLMTDHGMTPEEYRERWNLPADYPLVAPAYAEKRRELAKKIGLGRKPGERPKKKAAKK; the protein is encoded by the coding sequence ATGGACTCCACCAATACAGATAAATCCGAAACACTGATCGAGCTGACGGCTGATATCGTCACCGCGCATGTCGCCAACAACAATGTCGATGTCGATGCGGTGCCGGCGCTGATCCAGAACGTGTATGGCGCGCTTGCCGGACTTGGCGTCGAAGCGCCGAGCGAAGAACGCCCTGAACCAGCCGTCTCGATCCGGGCTTCGGTCAAGCACGACCATGTCGTCTGCCTGGAAGACGGCAAGAAGATGAAAATGCTGAAGCGCCACCTGATGACCGATCACGGCATGACGCCGGAGGAATATCGCGAGCGCTGGAACCTGCCCGCCGACTATCCGCTGGTAGCGCCCGCCTACGCCGAGAAGCGCCGCGAGCTGGCGAAGAAGATCGGCCTTGGTCGCAAGCCGGGTGAACGCCCGAAGAAAAAGGCTGCCAAGAAGTAA
- a CDS encoding Fur family transcriptional regulator, with amino-acid sequence MIDLEALCAERGLRITDQRRTIAKVLSESDDHPDVEKLHERASAVDPKISIATVYRTVRLFEEAGILDRHDFGDGRARYEAAPEAHHDHLIDVETGKVVEFVDPELEALQRQIAEKLGYRLVDHRMELYAVRLDREEKKS; translated from the coding sequence ATGATCGATCTTGAAGCCCTTTGCGCCGAACGCGGCCTGCGGATTACCGACCAGCGGCGCACTATCGCCAAGGTCCTGTCCGAAAGCGACGACCATCCGGACGTGGAAAAGCTGCATGAGCGCGCCTCTGCGGTCGATCCCAAGATCTCCATCGCCACCGTCTATCGCACCGTGCGTCTGTTCGAAGAGGCAGGCATCCTCGATCGCCACGATTTCGGCGATGGCCGTGCGCGCTATGAAGCCGCACCCGAAGCGCATCACGACCACCTCATCGATGTCGAGACCGGCAAGGTCGTCGAATTCGTCGATCCGGAGCTGGAGGCGCTGCAACGCCAGATTGCGGAGAAGCTGGGCTATCGCCTCGTCGATCACCGCATGGAGCTTTACGCTGTCCGGCTCGACCGCGAAGAAAAGAAGAGCTGA
- a CDS encoding lysophospholipid acyltransferase family protein produces the protein MALRLLLMLVLLLICVPLHYLWKLLGLDRMWPRVFLTGVGHAAGIDLKRRGKRVPGALLLANHVSWMDILALSHAANSAYVAHDGLAQFGLLKWLCEMNETIFVARHRRTSVGEQTDAIRAALDHGGTLTLFPEGTTSDGTDLLPFKSSLLGALEPLPEGATVQPVLLAYEDVPQVSWVGDEPGLDNFKRILARVKPVRLTVHFLPPLSGDELTNRKTMTAAAQKAIAGAMR, from the coding sequence ATGGCCCTTCGCCTCCTGCTGATGCTGGTCCTTCTGCTGATCTGCGTTCCGCTGCACTATCTGTGGAAGCTGCTGGGGCTCGATCGCATGTGGCCGCGCGTTTTCCTGACCGGTGTGGGCCATGCCGCCGGTATCGACCTGAAGCGGCGCGGCAAACGCGTGCCCGGCGCGTTGCTGCTTGCCAACCATGTCAGCTGGATGGATATCCTCGCCCTCTCACACGCCGCCAACTCTGCCTATGTCGCGCATGACGGGCTGGCGCAGTTCGGCCTGCTGAAATGGCTGTGCGAGATGAATGAGACGATCTTCGTCGCCCGCCACCGCCGCACCAGCGTGGGCGAGCAGACCGACGCCATCCGCGCCGCGCTGGATCATGGCGGCACGCTGACTCTCTTCCCAGAAGGAACGACGAGCGACGGGACCGACTTGTTGCCGTTCAAATCATCGCTGCTCGGAGCGCTGGAGCCGCTGCCCGAAGGCGCCACGGTGCAACCGGTGCTGCTCGCCTATGAAGACGTGCCGCAAGTCAGCTGGGTGGGAGACGAGCCCGGCCTCGACAATTTCAAGCGCATCTTGGCCCGGGTGAAGCCCGTGCGGCTGACCGTTCACTTCCTACCGCCGCTATCGGGGGATGAACTGACGAACCGCAAGACAATGACCGCTGCCGCGCAGAAGGCGATTGCAGGGGCGATGCGCTAA